A genomic region of Desulfomonilaceae bacterium contains the following coding sequences:
- a CDS encoding MBL fold metallo-hydrolase, with product MERRNFLKSIAAAGVAASVTSPTGLISKEAHAGGKVNIGEVKSVKVDVLTETSWFDNDIMKKNMMDYGGAMTSQYAIPWDPKNAGGYAALITVTTLDGKEKKILLDSGWSTEWMDYVFQDKSNIASMLKSGEIEFMILSHWHLDHYWGIESTLKHKPDITMYAPATYYPEDMALLKDKAHLKVKDKAGEDVLICKNDTPHTGKLILCNQDGDDKSGVYKLMPGVALRMFDVPILLRVRGENVLYFNVKDQGIVTVTGCCHPGLLSLFSFARNNFEGYKPYGCYGGLHISLFEQWDPKFDDLIKGVKSFNIAKVGCNHCTGWIFAEKAAAAGIPIVKGTDKYKTYSRYSTVNKGTNVFLTNGDSIVF from the coding sequence ATGGAACGAAGGAATTTTCTAAAGTCCATCGCGGCCGCGGGAGTCGCGGCATCAGTAACTAGTCCTACCGGATTGATTTCCAAGGAGGCTCACGCTGGTGGAAAGGTAAACATCGGAGAAGTTAAGAGCGTCAAGGTTGATGTTCTCACAGAAACAAGCTGGTTTGACAATGATATCATGAAGAAGAACATGATGGATTATGGTGGCGCAATGACAAGCCAGTACGCCATTCCGTGGGATCCAAAAAACGCTGGTGGTTATGCCGCGTTGATTACTGTTACCACTCTGGATGGCAAGGAAAAGAAAATATTGCTCGATTCAGGCTGGAGCACCGAATGGATGGATTATGTTTTCCAGGATAAGAGCAATATAGCCTCTATGCTCAAGAGCGGCGAAATTGAATTCATGATTTTGTCACATTGGCATCTGGATCACTACTGGGGCATTGAATCCACATTAAAGCACAAGCCCGACATAACAATGTACGCTCCGGCGACATATTACCCCGAAGACATGGCTCTGCTAAAAGATAAAGCTCACCTTAAAGTTAAGGACAAGGCCGGTGAAGATGTCCTGATATGCAAGAATGACACGCCTCATACAGGCAAGTTGATTCTATGTAACCAGGATGGTGACGATAAAAGTGGTGTATACAAACTTATGCCTGGGGTAGCCTTGAGAATGTTTGACGTTCCGATACTCCTACGAGTTAGAGGCGAAAACGTATTGTATTTCAATGTCAAAGACCAGGGCATTGTCACTGTCACGGGATGTTGCCATCCAGGCCTTTTGTCTTTATTCTCATTCGCTCGTAACAATTTTGAAGGATATAAACCCTATGGCTGTTATGGCGGTCTTCACATCTCCCTTTTTGAGCAATGGGACCCCAAGTTTGATGATCTGATCAAAGGGGTAAAGTCGTTTAATATTGCTAAAGTAGGTTGCAACCACTGCACCGGCTGGATTTTCGCGGAAAAAGCGGCAGCGGCCGGAATCCCTATCGTAAAAGGCACCGACAAGTACAAGACCTACTCGCGATACTCGA
- a CDS encoding DUF2062 domain-containing protein — MNDPQSVRKVGSRLSYKTLKIKIYEGVIQPLVYSRNTPHYDAFGVAVGLVVGLGAPLGSHMLFLGLMRLVQRFNVVVAFGFTFVVNPLNAIPMYYGYYLLGSFVMGKPAVLSFENFRMTMDPVMESEYFWGSIVTFFQLSASILARWLTSAILLAVLFGVLGYAITYLIQRKRLIKKAVKMGLEYKSLVENLKASGRNPELSAQKAGSEYSEKHTQ; from the coding sequence ATGAATGATCCTCAATCCGTCCGGAAAGTTGGGTCCCGACTAAGTTATAAGACCCTGAAAATAAAAATTTATGAGGGGGTAATCCAACCACTCGTCTACTCACGGAATACGCCCCATTATGATGCGTTTGGAGTAGCTGTAGGACTGGTAGTAGGGCTTGGGGCTCCTTTGGGAAGCCACATGCTTTTTCTGGGTTTGATGAGGCTTGTTCAAAGGTTTAACGTTGTGGTCGCGTTTGGTTTCACATTCGTGGTGAATCCGCTCAACGCTATTCCAATGTATTATGGATACTATCTCCTCGGGTCATTTGTCATGGGGAAACCGGCTGTTTTGAGTTTCGAAAATTTTCGCATGACAATGGATCCTGTTATGGAGAGCGAATATTTCTGGGGATCCATAGTTACCTTTTTTCAACTCAGCGCTTCAATACTGGCTCGATGGTTAACATCCGCTATTTTGCTCGCCGTTTTATTTGGGGTTCTGGGGTATGCTATTACATATCTGATCCAGAGGAAGCGACTTATCAAAAAGGCCGTGAAAATGGGCTTGGAATACAAAAGTTTAGTTGAGAATTTGAAAGCCTCGGGACGAAACCCTGAATTGTCGGCACAGAAAGCGGGCTCCGAATATTCGGAAAAGCATACTCAATAA
- a CDS encoding ABC transporter permease — translation MKIDDLLVMCWRSALRNRRRYKAVMIGIALGTAGFIIVQTMGDSVEKKMGEHLELLGEATVMKAIWRNDDNYHPGEYSMSDVRKLRRIPHVWAVAPVVSIPAIDAFFEDNEWSPGLIGIDQEFWITQSTQLKEGRLIGATDVVGRKRVCVLGEDVVKYLFGKEKPVGKFLGVGSLKFEVIGVLGGVQQNDLQRFIVIPMTTAQSLFSGLEKIREIYIRVDNWDEVEPVRDEASKILKDSHKGYEQGVDITYYPRRIEKVKSTVYLVKLFIYAALGVTILLGGLGIMAVMLSAVQDRTQEIGLRKALGAKEGIILLQFLLEAVLISLIAGFLGVVIGVLSVTILKGPLGVQVSTLMLSFSIMSGILFTAFLGIASGLYPSVKASRMDSVSAMRFE, via the coding sequence TAGTAATGTGCTGGCGTTCAGCTCTTCGGAATCGCCGTCGCTACAAGGCTGTGATGATAGGCATCGCTCTTGGAACGGCAGGTTTCATCATTGTTCAGACAATGGGGGATTCAGTCGAAAAAAAAATGGGCGAGCATCTTGAATTACTGGGAGAAGCCACTGTCATGAAGGCGATCTGGCGCAATGATGACAACTACCATCCCGGCGAATATTCAATGAGCGACGTGAGAAAACTTCGACGAATTCCCCATGTTTGGGCTGTTGCTCCGGTTGTGTCCATACCAGCTATTGACGCGTTTTTCGAAGATAATGAGTGGAGTCCCGGATTAATAGGTATAGATCAGGAATTCTGGATAACCCAAAGCACGCAGTTGAAAGAAGGCAGGCTAATCGGGGCTACAGATGTGGTTGGTCGAAAAAGGGTCTGCGTTCTGGGAGAAGATGTTGTCAAATATCTTTTTGGAAAAGAAAAACCGGTTGGGAAATTCTTGGGTGTCGGCAGCCTGAAATTTGAAGTGATTGGTGTGCTTGGAGGCGTTCAGCAAAACGATCTCCAAAGATTCATAGTTATTCCCATGACAACAGCGCAAAGCCTTTTCTCAGGGCTCGAAAAAATTAGAGAAATTTATATAAGAGTGGACAACTGGGACGAAGTTGAACCCGTCAGGGATGAAGCGTCAAAAATCTTGAAGGATTCTCACAAAGGTTATGAACAAGGCGTAGACATTACGTACTACCCCCGAAGGATTGAAAAAGTCAAATCTACCGTCTATTTGGTCAAGCTATTTATATATGCGGCCTTGGGCGTTACCATCCTTTTGGGTGGTTTAGGCATTATGGCGGTCATGTTGTCCGCTGTTCAGGATCGGACCCAAGAAATTGGTCTAAGAAAGGCGTTGGGAGCCAAAGAGGGAATAATTCTGTTACAGTTTCTGCTTGAGGCGGTTCTAATAAGTCTAATCGCCGGATTTTTGGGTGTTGTGATCGGTGTGCTTTCAGTCACAATTCTCAAAGGACCATTAGGGGTCCAGGTGTCGACGTTGATGCTATCGTTCAGTATAATGAGCGGAATTCTCTTCACAGCTTTTTTGGGGATCGCCTCCGGTCTCTATCCTTCCGTGAAGGCCAGCCGCATGGATTCGGTGAGCGCTATGCGGTTTGAGTAA